One genomic window of Tachypleus tridentatus isolate NWPU-2018 chromosome 12, ASM421037v1, whole genome shotgun sequence includes the following:
- the LOC143234956 gene encoding uncharacterized protein LOC143234956 yields MAQHRNMLSNYHKFSEPQQVRIGDGRTVEALRVDNSKLEMTFKVSNSKHVTMQSVLHILKLANNLFSVGVVTEKGNIVQFGVNRCYIRGKSGQLHGMGTRKNNGLYQLDCKSSVIENASVASNSSMNGLNIWHQRLGHEFEKLYSNESGECIKTQRTDDGGEYTSNEFQQYLKSRGIHYEM; encoded by the exons ATGGCACAGCATAGGAACATGttatcaaattatcacaagtttagcGAACCTCAGCAAGTTAGGATTGGTGATGGAAGAACTGTTGAAGCTCTTAGAGTTGATAACTCTaaactagaaatgacatttaaagtcAGTAATTCAAAGCATGTCACAATGCAGAGTGTCCTTCATATACTAAAATTAGCTAACAATCTATTTTCAGTAGGAGTTGTgactgaaaaaggaaatattgtgcagtttggAGTTAATCGCTGTTACATCCGAGGTAAATCAGGACAACTTCATGGTATGGGTACAAGAAAGAATAATGGTCTATACCAACTGGACTGTAAGTCCAGTGTTATTGAGAATGCCTCAGTAGCCTCAAACAGCAGCATGAATGGCTTGAATATATGGCATCAACGACTAGGGCAt GAATTTGAGAAGTTGTACTCAAATGAATCTGGAGAGTGCATAAAAACCCAGCGCACAGATGATGGCGGAGAATATACGTCAAATGAGTTCCAACAATATTTGAAGTCAAGAGGCATTCATTATGAGATGTGA